From a region of the Chlorocebus sabaeus isolate Y175 chromosome 23, mChlSab1.0.hap1, whole genome shotgun sequence genome:
- the FABP6 gene encoding gastrotropin, with translation MAFTGKFEMESEKNYDEFMKLLGLSSDVIEKARNFKIVTEVQQDGQDFTWSHHYSGGHTMTNKFTVGKESDIQTMGGKKFKATVQMEGGKLVVNFPNYRQTSEIVGDKLVEVSTIGGVTYERVSKRLA, from the exons ATGGCTTTCACTGGCAAGTTCGAGATGGAGAGTGAGAAGAATTATGATGAGTTCATGAAGCTCCTCG GGCTCTCCAGCGATGTAATCGAAAAGGCCCGCAACTTCAAGATCGTCACGGAGGTGCAGCAGGATGGGCAGGACTTCACTTGGTCCCACCACTACTCCGGAGGACACACCATGACCAACAAGTTCACTGTTGGCAAGGAAAGCGACATACAGACAATGGGGGGCAAGAAGTTCAAG GCCACCGTGCAGATGGAGGGTGGGAAGCTGGTGGTGAATTTCCCCAACTATCGCCAGACCTCAGAGATCGTGGGTGACAAGCTGGTGGAG GTCTCCACCATCGGAGGCGTGACCTATGAGCGCGTGAGCAAGAGACTGGCCTAG